In Stieleria varia, one genomic interval encodes:
- the pepF gene encoding oligoendopeptidase F: protein MSTATLPSRDDVAASDRWDLSSLFVDDIAWNAAFTKLESKIPTYETFRGKLGESAKTLAQALDFDSQFDRDAERLGTYAFLKTTEDQADSDYQGMKSRFQNLAVRAGQAASYMRPELLAIDEEKMTQLITNPELALYRLQLERLLRYRPHTLTDNEERLLAMQGEMSGSAGNAFRQLNDADLRFGMLKDHEGNTIELSHATFAQFLQCPDREIRKKAFHQYYEPFLGHKNTLAATLAGSIHRDVYYARARNYSSSLESALFPDNVPVSVYENLISAVRDSLPAVHHYLDVRRRKMNLKDIHHYDTYVPILSGIKKRHTWDEAVEVILESLQPLGSEYVGALHDGLSGRWADRYPNRGKQSGAFSCGTFDGDPYILMNFKPDVLNDVFTLTHEAGHSMHSWYSSKNQPFQYYNYVIFVAEVASTFNEQLLTEHLLKNAADDSERAYLINNELDGIRATVVRQTMFAEFEKRTHEMAEAGEPLTVASFRAAYRELLDAYFGPDFVVDDELEMECFRIPHFYRAFYVYKYATGLSAAVALSRRVLEGGESELQDYLSFLSAGCSKDPLDLLRDAGVDMASPMPVKTTLARFEELTTELDQLL from the coding sequence ATGTCCACTGCTACTCTCCCCAGCCGCGATGATGTGGCCGCTTCGGATCGTTGGGATCTGTCCAGTCTGTTTGTCGACGATATCGCTTGGAACGCCGCCTTTACCAAGTTGGAATCCAAGATCCCGACTTACGAAACGTTTCGCGGCAAACTCGGCGAATCGGCAAAAACGCTCGCCCAAGCACTCGACTTTGACAGCCAGTTCGACCGTGACGCTGAACGATTGGGGACTTATGCCTTCCTCAAAACGACCGAGGATCAGGCCGACAGTGATTACCAAGGAATGAAGTCACGTTTCCAGAATCTGGCCGTCCGTGCCGGGCAAGCCGCCAGCTACATGCGTCCCGAGTTGTTGGCAATCGACGAAGAAAAGATGACGCAGTTGATCACCAACCCAGAGTTGGCCCTGTATCGACTGCAACTGGAACGCTTACTCCGTTATCGCCCCCACACGTTGACGGACAACGAAGAACGTTTGTTGGCGATGCAGGGCGAGATGTCCGGCTCAGCGGGAAACGCATTTCGCCAACTTAACGATGCTGATCTGCGATTCGGTATGCTGAAAGATCACGAGGGCAACACGATCGAACTGTCGCATGCGACGTTCGCTCAGTTTCTGCAATGTCCCGATCGGGAAATCCGCAAGAAAGCGTTTCACCAATACTACGAACCCTTTCTGGGACACAAGAACACGCTCGCCGCCACCTTGGCCGGCAGCATCCACCGTGACGTCTACTATGCCCGAGCACGTAACTATTCCAGCAGCCTTGAATCCGCCCTGTTTCCCGACAACGTTCCGGTCAGCGTTTACGAAAACCTGATTTCCGCCGTACGTGATTCGCTGCCTGCCGTACATCACTATCTCGATGTGCGTCGTCGAAAGATGAATCTCAAAGACATCCACCACTACGACACCTACGTGCCGATTCTCAGCGGCATCAAGAAACGCCACACTTGGGACGAAGCCGTTGAGGTGATCCTGGAGTCGCTGCAGCCCCTGGGTTCGGAGTACGTGGGGGCGTTGCATGACGGACTCAGTGGTCGCTGGGCCGATCGCTATCCCAATCGCGGCAAACAAAGCGGTGCCTTCAGTTGTGGCACCTTTGACGGTGATCCCTACATTCTGATGAACTTCAAGCCCGACGTGCTCAACGATGTCTTTACACTGACACACGAGGCAGGTCACTCGATGCACAGTTGGTACTCGTCCAAGAACCAACCCTTTCAGTACTACAACTACGTGATCTTTGTCGCGGAGGTTGCCAGCACGTTCAACGAGCAATTGCTGACCGAACACTTGTTGAAAAACGCCGCCGACGATTCCGAGCGTGCCTACTTGATCAACAACGAATTGGACGGCATTCGTGCGACGGTTGTTCGACAAACGATGTTCGCCGAATTTGAGAAACGCACGCATGAGATGGCGGAAGCCGGTGAGCCGCTAACGGTTGCCTCGTTCCGCGCGGCGTATCGAGAACTGCTGGACGCGTACTTTGGACCCGATTTCGTTGTCGACGATGAGCTGGAAATGGAGTGCTTTCGCATTCCTCACTTCTATCGCGCGTTCTATGTCTACAAGTACGCGACGGGACTCAGCGCCGCCGTTGCCCTGTCACGACGCGTCTTGGAGGGCGGCGAAAGCGAACTGCAGGACTACTTGTCATTCCTGTCCGCAGGTTGCAGCAAAGATCCACTGGATCTGTTGCGTGACGCCGGAGTCGACATGGCCAGCCCGATGCCCGTCAAAACCACTTTGGCGCGATTCGAAGAACTGACGACGGAGCTGGACCAGTTGCTGTGA
- the sthA gene encoding Si-specific NAD(P)(+) transhydrogenase: MSETENPTTPPDSTPIDSTRIDSTPSDQFDFDLFVIGTGPGGEGAAMQARKGGMRVGVAERYRQIGGGCTHWGTIPSKALRYTITNVMNVLKNPMFRELGIHATPSMEQLRRGTASIIAKQVSMRQSFYDRNSVPIFSGTASFVDEHTIQIHGENYTSKNFVIATGSRPYRPSSVDFSHPRIFDSDTILDVKDRPSSITIYGAGVIGTEYASMFRNLGIKVNLVNTRSKLLEFLDEEIIDALAYHLRDQGVVLRHDEAVERIEGCDDGVILHLKSGKQLKTDILLWANGRSGNTEELGLENVGLTPNSRGQLEVDEQFQTAQPNIYAVGDVIGYPSLASAAYTQGRAAAMHMLGRIDGNLRINDIPTGIYTSPEISSVGKTERELTAACIPYEVGHSQFKSLARAQITGSTVGMLKLLFHRDTKEILGVHCFGANASEIIHIGQAVMSGPCNSLEYFIETTFNYPTMAEAYRVAALNGYNRLF; this comes from the coding sequence ATGAGCGAGACAGAGAATCCCACCACACCACCTGATTCGACCCCGATTGATTCAACACGGATTGATTCAACCCCGAGCGACCAATTCGATTTTGATCTGTTTGTCATCGGCACCGGTCCCGGAGGCGAGGGGGCCGCGATGCAGGCACGCAAGGGTGGTATGCGAGTCGGCGTAGCCGAAAGATACCGTCAAATCGGTGGCGGTTGTACCCACTGGGGCACGATCCCCAGCAAAGCGCTCCGCTACACCATCACCAACGTGATGAACGTGCTGAAGAATCCCATGTTCCGCGAGCTGGGAATTCATGCGACACCCTCGATGGAGCAGCTTCGCCGCGGCACGGCATCGATCATCGCAAAACAAGTCTCGATGCGGCAATCGTTTTACGACCGCAACTCGGTCCCGATTTTCAGTGGCACGGCGAGCTTCGTCGACGAGCACACCATCCAGATCCACGGTGAGAACTACACCAGCAAAAACTTTGTGATCGCGACAGGATCGCGCCCGTATCGCCCATCCTCGGTGGATTTCAGCCACCCACGAATCTTTGATAGTGACACGATCTTGGATGTCAAAGATCGCCCCTCATCGATCACGATCTACGGTGCCGGAGTGATCGGAACCGAATACGCATCGATGTTTCGGAACTTGGGCATCAAAGTCAACTTGGTCAACACGCGGAGCAAGCTGCTGGAGTTTCTCGACGAAGAAATCATCGACGCCTTGGCATACCATCTACGCGATCAAGGTGTCGTGCTGCGACATGACGAAGCCGTCGAGCGGATCGAAGGCTGTGACGACGGAGTGATCTTGCATCTAAAAAGTGGCAAGCAGCTCAAGACGGACATCTTGCTGTGGGCCAACGGCCGCAGCGGCAACACGGAAGAACTCGGCCTGGAGAACGTCGGTTTGACACCCAACAGCCGCGGTCAACTGGAAGTCGACGAACAGTTCCAAACGGCTCAACCCAACATCTACGCCGTCGGGGATGTGATCGGCTATCCATCCCTGGCCAGCGCGGCGTACACCCAAGGTCGTGCCGCCGCGATGCACATGCTGGGTCGCATTGACGGCAACTTGCGCATCAACGATATCCCCACCGGGATTTACACCAGTCCCGAAATCAGCTCCGTCGGCAAGACGGAACGGGAACTGACCGCAGCGTGCATCCCCTACGAAGTCGGCCACAGTCAGTTCAAAAGCCTCGCCCGCGCTCAAATCACCGGCTCCACCGTGGGCATGCTGAAACTGCTGTTCCACCGCGACACCAAGGAGATCCTCGGGGTCCACTGCTTCGGTGCCAATGCATCGGAAATCATCCACATCGGCCAAGCCGTGATGAGCGGACCCTGCAACAGCCTGGAGTACTTCATCGAAACCACCTTCAACTACCCCACCATGGCGGAAGCCTATCGGGTCGCCGCCTTGAACGGGTATAACCGTCTGTTCTAG
- a CDS encoding FAD-dependent oxidoreductase has protein sequence MPITRRQLLTSSMAAPAAMAVACAGEAHDASRDDIVSEAAREVPVVDSVDVLVCGGGPAGISAAISAAKCGASVRILEAHGCLGGVWTSGMLSYIMDARKPGLNTELVKRLESMSGYRFVEHQHYMYDVEAMKVLLEDWCGELGIRMQYHTRVVAVDLDQGNRVRGVVTESKSGRQAWRAKTVIDTTGDGDVGALAGCSFEIGRDSDCPCQPMSLMAVITASPEALRSVDTGSNRGNKDKFLKIMRSAGLDPSYSKPTVWHLGGAVAAVMLNHEYNVKAFDADAVTQATIRARRELYDISKALHQLGGPWEGCRLVTTAEQIGVRDGRRIKGRYFVDVSDVMGGVRHEDAVCRSTFSVDIHALSREQNKTSAYSSEGVKAKPFDIPLRALIAQEVDGLMMAGRCISGDFFAHASYRVTGNAVAMGEAAGVCASIAASKMILPHEVAWNEVGPKLGELRETKNNGE, from the coding sequence ATGCCCATTACCCGACGACAACTGTTGACTTCATCCATGGCGGCCCCTGCGGCCATGGCTGTCGCCTGTGCTGGCGAGGCTCATGACGCGAGCCGCGATGACATCGTCAGTGAAGCGGCGCGAGAAGTTCCCGTTGTTGATAGCGTCGATGTGCTCGTGTGCGGCGGTGGACCGGCTGGGATTTCGGCAGCCATCTCGGCGGCCAAGTGTGGCGCGAGCGTGCGCATTCTGGAGGCTCACGGTTGCTTGGGCGGCGTGTGGACCAGCGGCATGCTGTCTTACATCATGGATGCTCGAAAACCGGGTTTGAACACGGAGCTGGTCAAGCGTCTGGAATCGATGTCCGGTTATCGATTCGTCGAGCATCAACACTACATGTACGATGTCGAGGCGATGAAGGTCTTGTTGGAAGACTGGTGCGGCGAGCTCGGGATTCGGATGCAGTACCACACACGGGTTGTGGCGGTCGATTTGGATCAAGGCAATCGTGTCCGTGGCGTCGTGACCGAATCAAAATCGGGGCGTCAGGCGTGGCGAGCAAAAACGGTGATCGATACGACCGGAGACGGAGACGTCGGCGCACTGGCCGGCTGCTCATTCGAGATCGGCCGAGATAGCGACTGCCCTTGCCAGCCCATGTCGCTGATGGCGGTCATCACCGCGTCGCCCGAAGCGCTGCGATCCGTGGACACCGGATCCAATCGTGGGAACAAAGACAAGTTCCTGAAGATCATGCGAAGCGCCGGACTGGATCCCTCTTACTCCAAACCGACCGTCTGGCATCTGGGTGGGGCCGTCGCCGCCGTGATGCTCAATCACGAATACAACGTCAAAGCATTCGACGCGGATGCCGTCACCCAGGCGACCATTCGTGCTCGCCGGGAGTTGTACGATATCTCAAAGGCACTTCATCAACTCGGCGGCCCATGGGAAGGCTGTCGACTGGTGACCACTGCCGAACAAATCGGTGTGCGTGACGGTCGGCGAATCAAGGGACGCTACTTCGTCGATGTTAGTGATGTGATGGGTGGTGTTCGCCACGAAGACGCCGTGTGCCGATCGACTTTTTCCGTCGATATCCATGCACTCAGTCGCGAACAGAACAAAACGTCTGCTTACAGTAGCGAAGGTGTGAAAGCCAAGCCCTTTGACATACCCTTGCGGGCTTTGATCGCCCAAGAGGTTGACGGATTGATGATGGCCGGACGCTGTATCAGCGGCGATTTTTTTGCTCACGCCAGCTACCGTGTGACGGGCAACGCCGTGGCGATGGGCGAAGCTGCCGGCGTTTGTGCGTCCATCGCGGCAAGTAAGATGATCTTGCCGCACGAAGTCGCATGGAACGAAGTCGGACCAAAGCTGGGCGAGTTGCGAGAAACCAAAAACAACGGCGAGTGA
- a CDS encoding M28 family peptidase: protein MSSPHSLSTRATGSATHSRQSPDSQRPEPRHHDTIDAAANRKSSFGFWGMILLTILSVGGLLIAWNVITNANRDPDQIEPPAAVVIPAQYDADRAMAYLKQLCELGPRPSGSEAMIRQQQMLTEFFEARGATVSLQSFQTRHPEDGSPLTMSNLIATWHPERPKRYLLCAHYDTRPFPDSDPVNPRGTFIGANDGASGTAGLMELSHQLGDLPSDVGVDIVLFDGEEFVWKYGRDKYFLGSTYFAEQYRQSPPPVPYQSGILLDMIGDRELKIYYELNSLRFAKRQCESLWNTAKRLRVTAFVPRSRHKIDDDHIPLNNIAGIPTLDIIDFDYPRPGIGVQSYWHTEQDIPANCSGQSIAAVVWVVHQWLKEQ from the coding sequence ATGAGTTCCCCGCATTCCCTATCGACTCGAGCCACCGGCTCGGCGACCCACAGTCGACAGTCGCCCGATTCGCAGCGTCCTGAACCTCGGCATCACGACACGATCGATGCCGCAGCGAATCGCAAATCATCGTTCGGCTTTTGGGGGATGATTCTCCTGACGATCCTCAGTGTCGGCGGACTCTTGATCGCGTGGAATGTGATCACCAACGCCAATCGCGATCCGGACCAGATCGAGCCGCCGGCGGCCGTTGTGATTCCCGCACAATACGACGCCGATCGCGCGATGGCGTACTTGAAACAACTCTGCGAACTTGGCCCCAGACCCTCTGGCAGCGAGGCCATGATCCGCCAGCAGCAGATGCTGACAGAGTTTTTCGAAGCGCGTGGTGCGACCGTTTCCTTGCAAAGCTTTCAAACGCGGCACCCCGAGGACGGCTCCCCGCTCACGATGTCCAACTTGATCGCCACCTGGCATCCCGAACGTCCCAAGCGATACCTGTTGTGCGCCCACTACGACACACGCCCGTTTCCCGATAGCGATCCGGTCAATCCACGCGGAACGTTCATCGGTGCCAACGATGGTGCCAGCGGCACGGCAGGCTTGATGGAGTTGTCGCATCAATTGGGCGATCTTCCATCAGACGTCGGCGTCGACATCGTGCTTTTCGACGGAGAAGAATTCGTTTGGAAATACGGCCGCGACAAGTACTTTCTCGGTTCCACTTACTTCGCCGAACAATACCGCCAATCGCCGCCGCCGGTTCCGTATCAATCGGGCATCCTGTTGGACATGATCGGTGATCGCGAATTAAAGATCTACTACGAGCTGAATAGCCTGCGTTTCGCCAAGCGTCAGTGTGAGAGTCTTTGGAACACCGCCAAACGTTTACGTGTTACCGCCTTCGTTCCTCGCAGCCGACACAAGATCGACGACGACCACATTCCACTGAACAACATCGCTGGCATTCCCACCTTGGACATCATCGATTTTGATTATCCCCGTCCAGGGATCGGCGTTCAATCTTACTGGCACACCGAACAGGACATCCCAGCGAACTGTAGCGGCCAATCCATCGCCGCGGTCGTTTGGGTTGTCCATCAATGGCTCAAGGAGCAGTGA
- a CDS encoding carbon-nitrogen hydrolase family protein — translation MLIACVQTDITFADVPANLTRVIDLLDRATGEGADLVVMPECMLSGYAYESREQAQPHALTLEDEVFKQISAKLAQSGAHATLGFLESDGERLFNAAALIGPAGIVGHYRKIHLPHLGIDRFVDRGDIPYQTLLAGETRIGLAICYDSSFPEPMRLLALAGADVIALGTNWPYPAERTAEIVPPARSMENHLFFVAANRVGTENGFSFCGRSSICGPDGVVLASCPDDRETILYADVDLAQARNKRIERTVGAHVIDRFADRRPEFYGDISSPVK, via the coding sequence ATGCTGATCGCCTGCGTCCAGACGGACATTACCTTTGCCGATGTGCCCGCTAACCTAACACGTGTGATCGATTTGCTGGACCGTGCCACTGGCGAAGGAGCCGATTTGGTGGTGATGCCCGAATGCATGCTATCTGGGTATGCGTACGAATCTCGCGAGCAAGCCCAGCCCCATGCGTTGACTCTGGAAGATGAAGTTTTCAAGCAGATTTCAGCCAAGTTAGCTCAAAGCGGTGCCCACGCGACACTCGGGTTTTTGGAGTCCGACGGTGAACGTCTTTTCAATGCCGCTGCGTTGATCGGACCGGCGGGAATCGTGGGGCATTATCGAAAAATCCACCTGCCACACCTCGGAATCGACCGTTTTGTCGACCGGGGAGACATTCCCTATCAAACCCTGTTGGCCGGAGAAACCCGAATCGGGCTGGCGATTTGCTACGACAGCTCCTTTCCCGAGCCGATGCGTTTGCTTGCGTTGGCGGGTGCCGATGTGATCGCCTTGGGCACCAACTGGCCGTATCCGGCCGAGCGGACCGCCGAAATCGTCCCGCCTGCACGCAGCATGGAGAATCACCTGTTTTTTGTTGCGGCGAATCGTGTGGGCACGGAAAACGGGTTTTCGTTCTGTGGACGCAGCAGCATTTGCGGTCCCGATGGAGTGGTTCTGGCCAGTTGTCCCGACGATCGTGAGACGATCCTGTATGCCGACGTCGACCTTGCACAGGCACGTAACAAACGAATTGAACGCACGGTGGGTGCCCACGTGATTGATCGTTTCGCCGACCGTCGCCCCGAGTTTTACGGCGACATCTCGTCGCCAGTGAAGTGA
- a CDS encoding DNA-3-methyladenine glycosylase family protein produces the protein MKAHGALTAQSIAAAAQTLARQDSSLADVLRQLGPPPTWKRSGTFATLVRIILEQQVSLDSAKATYDRIRAACGGQLRADLLADFSVDQIRALGVTRQKTRYILALRDEVLTGSFSPRRLAYQTDDIVREQITARLGMGDWTADIYLILALMRPDVLPVGDLAFVKGLSEMDCVEYCSAEELHVRAENWRPFRSVAVRMVWQQYVYNRGRKIP, from the coding sequence GTGAAAGCACACGGTGCGTTGACGGCCCAGTCGATCGCCGCGGCTGCGCAGACATTGGCTCGCCAGGACTCCTCGCTCGCCGATGTCTTGCGACAACTCGGCCCACCACCGACGTGGAAACGTTCCGGAACCTTTGCGACGCTGGTTCGCATCATTCTGGAACAGCAAGTCTCGCTTGATTCGGCCAAGGCCACCTATGACCGAATCCGTGCCGCATGCGGGGGCCAACTGCGTGCGGATTTGTTGGCGGATTTCTCAGTCGATCAGATTCGCGCACTCGGTGTAACGCGTCAGAAAACACGTTACATCTTGGCGCTCAGAGATGAGGTTCTGACCGGCAGTTTCTCTCCACGCCGATTGGCATATCAAACAGACGACATCGTCAGAGAACAGATCACCGCACGGCTGGGAATGGGTGACTGGACCGCTGACATCTATCTGATCCTCGCTCTGATGCGGCCGGACGTCCTGCCCGTGGGTGACTTGGCATTTGTCAAAGGGCTCAGCGAAATGGACTGCGTCGAATATTGTTCTGCAGAGGAACTTCACGTGCGCGCCGAAAATTGGCGACCGTTCCGTAGTGTGGCGGTGCGGATGGTGTGGCAACAATACGTGTATAATCGCGGCCGCAAGATTCCCTGA
- a CDS encoding MBL fold metallo-hydrolase RNA specificity domain-containing protein — MTSIKFCGAAGTVTGSCSYVDTGAHRFVIDCGLFQGNKTTQDLNYGDFPFDATKVEFLLLTHAHIDHSGLLPKLVKAGFSGTIYATEPTNDLLEFMLRDSAFIQETNTERYNKKRERRGQEPLEPLYTMDDAEATLKLLQSHDYEQWFEPKPGVKVRFWNAGHLLGSASVELVLDDQLTGKPIRMLFSGDLGPEEKAFHPPPDAPEGYDYIVCESTYGNREREDYTLEKRREALQEELTHALERGGNVVIPSFAVERSQELLHDIGYLLANNMIPQADVYLDSPLARRVTDVFIKYAGEMEDIEVNESDLFRHKRFHLVESLDESKAINKIKKGAIIISASGMCTAGRIKHHLRNNIWRKECTILFVGYQSPGTLGQIITSGAKSVRIHGSECKVRAEIRRLGNYSAHADQSELLRWIMQRRPISGGLFLNHGEAEGRTVLRELLAENGMDADRIYMPQFDESFQLQPDGKPMSTGAPEPRLDLTQIETDWHNDYAAFILGLASSIDKIDDHKRRELIAKLNAVLTAAD, encoded by the coding sequence ATGACATCCATCAAGTTCTGTGGTGCCGCCGGCACCGTTACCGGTTCCTGCTCGTACGTGGACACCGGGGCTCACCGATTTGTCATCGACTGCGGACTCTTTCAAGGCAACAAAACGACCCAGGACTTGAATTACGGTGATTTTCCGTTTGATGCAACCAAAGTCGAATTCTTGCTGCTCACGCATGCCCACATCGACCACTCGGGTCTGTTGCCAAAGTTGGTCAAAGCAGGCTTCTCCGGCACGATCTACGCGACTGAGCCCACCAATGACCTGCTGGAATTCATGCTGCGTGACTCAGCTTTCATTCAAGAGACCAACACCGAACGTTACAACAAGAAACGGGAACGTCGCGGACAGGAACCGTTGGAGCCGCTGTACACGATGGATGACGCCGAGGCGACACTGAAACTGTTGCAGTCGCACGACTACGAACAATGGTTCGAACCTAAACCGGGAGTCAAAGTGCGTTTTTGGAACGCGGGCCACTTGCTCGGTTCGGCATCCGTCGAACTGGTACTCGACGATCAGTTGACGGGCAAACCGATCCGCATGCTGTTTTCCGGTGACCTGGGGCCGGAGGAAAAAGCGTTTCATCCGCCACCGGATGCACCCGAGGGCTACGACTACATCGTTTGCGAGAGCACCTACGGGAACCGGGAACGAGAGGACTATACGCTGGAGAAACGTCGCGAAGCCTTGCAAGAAGAGCTCACCCACGCTCTGGAGCGTGGCGGAAATGTCGTGATCCCTTCGTTTGCGGTCGAACGCAGTCAAGAGCTGCTGCACGACATCGGCTACTTGTTGGCCAACAACATGATCCCGCAAGCCGATGTGTACCTGGATTCACCGCTAGCCCGTCGCGTGACCGACGTCTTCATCAAGTACGCCGGGGAAATGGAGGATATCGAAGTCAACGAGTCGGACCTGTTCCGCCACAAGCGTTTTCACTTGGTCGAGTCGCTCGACGAAAGCAAAGCGATCAACAAGATCAAGAAAGGTGCAATCATCATCTCGGCCAGCGGGATGTGCACCGCAGGTCGAATCAAACACCACTTGCGAAACAACATTTGGCGAAAGGAATGTACGATCCTGTTCGTCGGGTACCAGTCGCCCGGTACGCTGGGACAGATCATCACCAGTGGAGCCAAGTCGGTGCGTATCCACGGCAGCGAATGCAAAGTCCGTGCAGAGATCCGCAGGCTGGGCAATTACAGCGCCCACGCCGACCAAAGCGAATTGCTGAGATGGATCATGCAGCGCAGGCCGATCAGTGGCGGGCTGTTCCTCAACCACGGGGAAGCCGAAGGACGGACCGTTTTGCGAGAACTGCTTGCCGAAAACGGAATGGATGCCGATCGCATCTACATGCCCCAGTTCGACGAGTCGTTTCAACTGCAGCCTGATGGAAAACCGATGTCGACGGGTGCGCCCGAGCCACGTTTGGACCTGACGCAAATTGAAACGGACTGGCACAACGACTACGCCGCCTTCATCCTCGGCTTGGCTTCATCGATCGACAAGATCGACGACCACAAACGCCGCGAGTTGATCGCCAAACTCAACGCCGTACTCACGGCCGCAGATTGA
- the eboE gene encoding metabolite traffic protein EboE produces MTNFLPKSHSTTQRPAREISYCTNVHAGTDLTAITANLDAYAVAVREKLAAPRLGVGLWIPDKASQELSGNNLSDFAAFLKQRRLRATTINGFPFDNFHGDVVKQQVYLPTWWDQRRLAYTQRLAEILRVILPSEQTVGSISTLPIGWPDNPMDTSSSPSEFEAMDLAGENFRRLATFLQKLEKESGHRIVVAIEPEPGCILDTTDDVITFFQSQLPDKSHRRYITVCHDICHAAVMMEDQPAVIEKYAQAGIGIGKVQVSSAIVVPWNQMSSDQQITAIGQLAEFAEDRYLHQTGCRDRDGKFNLVTDLPELLQRCRSDADFLADQDRWVIHFHVPIFLEHFGELATSRDDVLSCLQAIRSNASTLDFTGHLEVETYAWTVLPESMRQRGLAEDIASELSWLAEQLKQ; encoded by the coding sequence GTGACGAATTTTCTCCCAAAATCCCACTCCACGACCCAGCGACCCGCCAGAGAAATCAGCTACTGCACCAACGTGCACGCCGGGACGGATCTGACGGCGATCACCGCGAATTTGGATGCCTACGCCGTCGCCGTCCGCGAAAAATTGGCCGCGCCGCGCCTCGGAGTCGGCCTCTGGATTCCAGACAAAGCGTCCCAGGAGCTCTCCGGCAACAACCTTTCGGATTTCGCCGCATTCCTAAAACAGCGTCGATTGCGGGCCACTACGATCAACGGATTTCCATTCGATAATTTTCACGGCGATGTCGTCAAACAACAAGTCTACCTGCCCACGTGGTGGGACCAACGGCGTCTGGCCTACACCCAACGGCTCGCAGAAATCCTGCGAGTGATCCTGCCGAGCGAGCAGACCGTCGGGTCCATCAGCACGCTGCCGATCGGGTGGCCAGACAATCCGATGGACACGTCATCGTCCCCCTCGGAGTTCGAGGCGATGGATTTGGCGGGCGAGAATTTTCGACGCTTGGCAACTTTCTTGCAAAAGCTGGAGAAAGAATCGGGGCACCGCATCGTCGTCGCGATCGAGCCCGAACCGGGTTGCATCCTGGACACGACCGATGATGTCATCACGTTCTTTCAGTCGCAATTGCCGGACAAATCACACCGCCGCTACATCACGGTTTGCCACGACATCTGTCATGCCGCGGTGATGATGGAAGATCAGCCCGCAGTGATCGAAAAATACGCCCAAGCGGGAATCGGAATCGGCAAGGTCCAAGTTAGCAGCGCAATCGTCGTGCCGTGGAATCAGATGTCATCCGATCAGCAGATCACGGCGATCGGGCAACTCGCCGAGTTTGCAGAAGACCGTTATCTGCACCAAACCGGATGCCGAGATCGCGATGGAAAATTCAACTTGGTGACGGACCTGCCTGAGCTGCTGCAACGATGCCGCAGCGATGCAGATTTCTTGGCCGACCAAGATCGCTGGGTGATCCATTTTCATGTGCCGATTTTCTTGGAGCACTTCGGCGAGCTGGCGACCAGCCGCGATGACGTGCTGTCGTGTCTGCAAGCCATCCGGTCAAATGCCAGCACGCTTGATTTCACCGGGCACTTGGAAGTCGAAACGTACGCCTGGACCGTGCTCCCCGAATCGATGCGTCAACGCGGCTTGGCCGAAGACATCGCCAGCGAACTGTCATGGCTGGCCGAGCAACTGAAGCAGTAG